One window of Staphylococcus chromogenes genomic DNA carries:
- a CDS encoding DUF2197 domain-containing protein has protein sequence MQKEKCIICDTEVLLDENTVIAKRLKNNPIQTFMCDECKSRLDTPKQRHNPSHLLICESRA, from the coding sequence ATGCAAAAAGAAAAATGTATCATTTGCGACACGGAAGTTTTATTAGATGAGAATACAGTCATCGCTAAACGTTTGAAAAACAACCCTATTCAAACCTTTATGTGCGATGAATGTAAGAGTCGTTTAGATACACCCAAACAACGTCATAACCCCTCACATCTTCTCATCTGTGAAAGTAGAGCATGA
- a CDS encoding NADH-dependent flavin oxidoreductase, whose amino-acid sequence MSQRNDTLFESLTFPNGKKVKNKFVLAPLTHTISNEDGTASDREIEFVRSRTKDVGMAITAASYINIEGKAFPGHPSISKESDLEGLKRLADTIKQNGAVAIMQIHHGGARSLPEYVPNGDVKAPSEVEDYGYCKPEKHASRAMTREEVEQSIKDYGHATALAIQAGFDGIEIHGANHYLIHEFVSPYYNRRNDEWQNPMAYPKAVVEEVLDVKTALAPKDFIVGYRFSPEEAESPGITMELTKELIQMLTQYPLDYLHASLMDVQSTTREGKYQGEKRITLLKKWVDGRMPLIGIGSVYSGETALSGIEAGADLIALGRGLLLDAQLVSKIKDNRENEIINQFDATREDHHQLPKEIWDLFNDGLFPVPKKEA is encoded by the coding sequence ATGTCTCAACGCAATGATACATTATTTGAAAGTCTTACTTTTCCCAATGGTAAAAAGGTGAAAAATAAGTTTGTTTTAGCGCCTTTAACGCATACAATTTCTAATGAGGATGGTACAGCTTCAGATAGAGAGATTGAATTTGTCCGTTCTAGAACAAAAGATGTCGGAATGGCGATTACTGCAGCAAGTTACATTAACATAGAAGGAAAAGCGTTTCCTGGACATCCGTCAATTTCTAAAGAATCAGATTTAGAAGGACTTAAACGTCTTGCAGATACGATTAAACAAAATGGTGCAGTAGCGATTATGCAAATCCATCATGGGGGTGCACGTTCTTTACCTGAATATGTGCCAAATGGAGATGTTAAAGCGCCAAGTGAAGTGGAAGATTATGGTTATTGTAAACCCGAAAAACATGCTTCAAGAGCTATGACGCGTGAGGAAGTTGAACAATCTATCAAAGATTACGGCCACGCGACTGCCTTGGCCATTCAAGCAGGCTTTGATGGGATTGAAATTCATGGTGCGAACCATTACCTTATACATGAATTCGTTTCACCTTATTACAACCGTAGAAATGATGAGTGGCAAAACCCAATGGCGTATCCAAAGGCTGTTGTTGAGGAAGTGCTCGATGTGAAAACAGCATTGGCACCTAAAGACTTCATCGTAGGATATCGATTCTCCCCAGAGGAAGCGGAATCCCCTGGAATCACTATGGAGTTGACTAAAGAATTAATTCAAATGTTAACACAATATCCTTTAGATTATTTACATGCTTCATTAATGGATGTTCAATCCACTACAAGAGAAGGTAAGTATCAAGGAGAAAAAAGAATTACGCTCTTGAAAAAATGGGTGGATGGGCGTATGCCGTTAATAGGTATAGGTTCAGTTTATTCTGGAGAAACTGCACTTTCAGGTATTGAAGCAGGTGCTGATTTAATCGCTTTAGGAAGAGGCTTGTTATTAGATGCTCAGCTCGTCTCTAAAATAAAAGACAACCGCGAAAATGAAATTATTAATCAATTTGACGCTACTAGAGAAGATCACCATCAACTGCCTAAAGAGATTTGGGACTTATTTAATGATGGACTCTTCCCAGTTCCAAAAAAAGAGGCCTAA
- the typA gene encoding translational GTPase TypA, with protein sequence MTKFREDVRNIAIIAHVDHGKTTLVDELLKQSGIFRENEHVAERAMDSNDLERERGITILAKNTAVDYKGTRINILDTPGHADFGGEVERIMKMVDGVVLVVDAYEGTMPQTRFVLKKALEQNLKPVVVVNKIDKPSARPEGVVDEVLDLFIELDANDEQLEFPVVYASAISGTASLDADKQDENMQCLYETIIDYVPAPIDNRDEPLQFQPALLDYNDYVGRIGIGRVFRGTMRVGESVSLLKLDGSVKNFRVTKIFGYFGLKREEIQEAYAGDLIAVSGMEDINVGETITPQDYQDKLPVLRIDEPTLEMTFRVNNSPFAGREGQFVTARQIQERLDNQLETDVSLKVTPTDSPDAWTVAGRGELHLSILIENMRREGFELQVSKPQVILKDIDGEPHEPFERVQAEVPEEYAGSVIESLGQRKGEMVDMTTTDNGLTRLIFNVPARGLIGYTTEFMSMTRGYGIINHTFDEFRPRIKGRIGGRRNGVLVSMDQGSASEYAILGLEDRGINFMEPGTEVYEGMIVGQNNRENDLTVNITKVKHQTNVRSATKDQTETMKKPRILTLEEALEFINDDELVEVTPENVRLRKKILNKGQREKEAKRMKQMMEENE encoded by the coding sequence ATGACTAAATTTAGAGAAGATGTTCGTAATATTGCGATTATCGCTCACGTTGACCATGGTAAAACAACTTTGGTTGATGAATTATTAAAACAATCTGGTATTTTTCGTGAAAATGAACATGTGGCGGAACGCGCAATGGATTCTAATGATTTAGAAAGAGAACGTGGGATTACAATCTTAGCGAAAAACACTGCAGTTGATTATAAAGGTACAAGAATTAATATATTAGATACACCTGGACATGCCGATTTTGGTGGCGAAGTTGAACGTATCATGAAAATGGTAGATGGGGTTGTCCTTGTCGTAGATGCCTACGAAGGGACAATGCCTCAAACACGTTTCGTATTGAAAAAAGCTTTAGAGCAAAATTTAAAACCTGTCGTTGTAGTGAATAAAATCGACAAGCCTTCAGCACGTCCTGAAGGGGTCGTAGATGAAGTGTTAGACTTGTTTATCGAGTTAGATGCAAATGATGAACAATTAGAATTCCCAGTCGTTTATGCCTCAGCAATCAGTGGTACAGCGAGCCTTGATGCAGACAAACAAGATGAAAATATGCAATGCTTATATGAAACGATTATAGATTATGTTCCAGCACCGATTGATAATCGTGATGAACCCCTACAATTCCAGCCCGCATTATTAGACTATAATGATTATGTTGGCCGTATTGGTATTGGCCGTGTCTTCAGAGGAACGATGCGTGTGGGTGAAAGTGTATCACTTTTAAAACTAGATGGCAGTGTTAAAAATTTCCGAGTGACAAAAATATTTGGTTACTTTGGTTTGAAACGTGAGGAAATCCAAGAAGCCTATGCAGGTGATCTAATTGCAGTTTCAGGTATGGAAGATATCAACGTAGGTGAAACCATTACACCTCAAGATTATCAAGATAAACTTCCAGTCTTACGTATTGATGAACCGACATTAGAAATGACTTTTAGAGTAAATAATTCACCATTTGCCGGACGAGAAGGTCAATTTGTGACTGCACGTCAAATTCAAGAACGATTAGACAATCAATTAGAAACAGATGTGTCCTTAAAAGTCACACCTACAGATTCACCTGATGCTTGGACTGTAGCTGGACGTGGAGAATTACATTTGTCCATTCTGATTGAAAACATGCGTCGTGAAGGATTTGAATTACAAGTTTCTAAACCTCAAGTTATTTTAAAAGATATTGATGGCGAACCGCACGAACCTTTCGAACGTGTGCAAGCCGAAGTGCCGGAAGAATATGCAGGATCTGTGATAGAGTCATTGGGTCAACGTAAAGGCGAGATGGTTGATATGACGACAACAGATAATGGCCTAACACGATTAATTTTTAATGTACCTGCACGTGGGTTAATTGGTTATACAACTGAGTTTATGTCTATGACAAGAGGATATGGCATTATTAACCATACATTTGATGAATTCCGTCCACGTATCAAAGGACGTATTGGTGGACGCCGTAACGGTGTGCTCGTATCGATGGACCAAGGTAGTGCAAGTGAATATGCAATATTAGGTCTCGAAGATCGTGGGATTAACTTTATGGAGCCAGGAACAGAAGTTTACGAAGGTATGATTGTCGGCCAAAACAACCGTGAAAATGATTTAACGGTGAATATTACGAAAGTCAAACATCAAACTAACGTACGATCTGCTACTAAAGATCAAACAGAAACAATGAAAAAACCACGTATCCTTACATTAGAGGAAGCTTTAGAGTTCATCAATGATGATGAGTTAGTCGAAGTAACACCTGAAAATGTACGTTTAAGAAAGAAAATTTTAAATAAGGGTCAGCGTGAAAAAGAAGCTAAACGTATGAAACAAATGATGGAAGAGAATGAATAA
- a CDS encoding DUF5325 family protein — MKMQKSKLIFFILALVAVFFLTMFSFAIAATNILWMCITFLLLMATLGYGFSLKKKYRENDWF; from the coding sequence ATAAAGATGCAAAAGTCTAAATTAATTTTTTTCATACTTGCACTTGTTGCAGTGTTCTTTTTAACAATGTTTAGCTTTGCAATCGCTGCAACGAATATTTTATGGATGTGTATTACCTTCCTTTTATTAATGGCCACTTTAGGTTATGGCTTTTCACTAAAAAAGAAATACCGCGAAAATGATTGGTTTTAG